One Salmo salar chromosome ssa01, Ssal_v3.1, whole genome shotgun sequence DNA window includes the following coding sequences:
- the LOC106570023 gene encoding UDP-glucuronosyltransferase 2B20 isoform X1 produces the protein MAYHLWSIFSCLLVTCFMVSLPACHSGKVLVFPLEGSHWLHMDILIKALHAQGHSVTVVRTNKSWYIKEESSYYSSITVHITDGVDEGFVKPILNKVLDIERGKSSALNFFSLQVEALSFMSKVPKMMAEMVTNIIEDKELMKDIKETQYDLVLTDPAWGAGVLMAHYLQLPLVYNVRWVTFGEGHQVIAPSPMPYIPMTGSGLTDKMTFTERVKNMLIKLLGQVQDRFLVRPYYQAVCDEYFQPGVDFNELIQGADLWLMRVDFVFEFPRPTMPNVIYMGGFQCKPAKPLPQDLEDFIQSSGEHGVIIMSLGTFVKELPSDITDEIATAFAQLPQKIIWRHIGDRPATLGNNTLLVDWMPQNDLLGHPKMRLFVAHGGTNGVQEAIYHGVPVVGLPLFFDQYDNLLRLQARGGAKIVTIATLDNDFLKALQEALQEPSYRENMQRLSKLHRDQPMNPLDLAMFWIEYVMRHKGTAHLRTESYRMPWYSYHSLDVMTFLLASVLLILLTTVAFIRCLCFRMCCRRKMKHE, from the coding sequence ATGGCGTACCATCTTTGGAGCATATTCTCATGTCTTCTTGTGACATGCTTCATGGTGTCTTTGCCAGCTTGCCACAGTGGGAAGGTGCTGGTCTTTCCTCTGGAAGGAAGCCATTGGCTTCACATGGACATTCTGATCAAGGCCCTTCACGCTCAAGGACACTCCGTGACCGTGGTACGAACAAACAAAAGCTGGTACATTAAAGAAGAGTCTTCGTATTACAGCTCTATTACAGTACACATCACTGATGGAGTAGACGAGGGCTTTGTAAAGCCAATTCTCAACAAAGTCCTCGATATAGAAAGAGGTAAAAGTTCAGCTTTAAATTTCTTCAGTTTGCAGGTGGAGGCCTTGTCATTCATGTCTAAAGTTCCTAAGATGATGGCTGAAATGGTGACCAATATAATTGAAGACAAGGAGTTAATGAAGGACATAAAGGAAACCCAGTATGACCTTGTCTTGACTGACCCGGCCTGGGGAGCAGGTGTTCTGATGGCCCACTATCTTCAGCTACCTCTCGTCTACAATGTCCGCTGGGTCACCTTTGGAGAGGGACATCAGGTCATCGCACCATCCCCCATGCCTTACATTCCAATGACTGGATCTGGGCTGACGGACAAAATGACCTTCACAGAGAGAGTAAAGAATATGCTTATTAAATTGCTTGGACAAGTTCAGGACAGGTTCTTAGTGCGACCCTATTACCAAGCAGTTTGTGATGAGTATTTCCAACCGGGTGTGGACTTTAATGAGTTAATACAGGGGGCTGACTTATGGCTCATGAGAGTCGACTTTGTGTTTGAGTTCCCTCGTCCCACCATGCCTAACGTTATCTACATGGGAGGGTTTCAGTGCAAACCGGCCAAGCCCCTTCCCCAAGACCTGGAGGACTTTATTCAGAGTTCTGGAGAACACGGTGTCATTATCATGTCTTTGGGGACTTTTGTCAAGGAACTCCCGAGTGACATAACAGACGAGATAGCGACTGCTTTTGCCCAATTGCCTCAGAAGATCATCTGGAGGCACATTGGGGACAGGCCAGCGACTCTGGGCAACAACACCTTACTAGTTGACTGGATGCCGCAGAATGACCTACTAGGACATCCTAAGATGAGGCTGTTTGTAGCTCATGGAGGAACCAATGGAGTTCAAGAGGCCATCTACCATGGAGTCCCCGTTGTGGGCCTACCTCTGTTTTTCGACCAATATGACAACCTCCTTCGTCTGCAAGCAAGAGGAGGAGCAAAGATTGTGACCATAGCCACGTTAGACAATGACTTCCTCAAGGCCTTACAGGAAGCTCTTCAGGAGCCGTCCTACAGGGAGAACATGCAGAGGCTCTCCAAGCTGcacagggatcagccaatgaaccCCCTGGACCTCGCCATGTTCTGGATCGAGTATGTCATGAGACACAAAGGTACTGCTCACCTGCGTACAGAGTCCTACAGAATGCCCTGGTACTCCTACCACTCTCTGGATGTCATGACGTTCCTTCTAGCTTCTGTGCTACTGATTCTGCTGACTACTGTTGCTTTCATCAGGTGTTTATGCTTCAGAATGTGTTGTAGACGGAAAATGAAACACGAGTAA